One Acidobacteriota bacterium genomic window, GATCTTCGAGCAGCAGGCCCAGCTCGTTGCCCACCGCGGCGGTCACCACCGCCGCCCGCTGGCCGAAGCACCGGCGCAGGCCGCGGGCCACGTTGTACTCTCCGCCCCCCTCCCAGACCCGGAAGTGGCGGGTGGTGCGGATCCTGCCCTCGCCGGGATCGAAGCGCAGCATGATCTCGCCCAGGGAGAGTATGTCGTAGCGGCACGACTCCTTCGGTTTCAGCTCAAGGCCGGCCATCGGTGCCTCCTTCCTCGGGCAGGGTGTCGTCTTCGGGCTGGGTGGCATCTACCGGCATGGCGTTGTCTCCGGGCGCTGCGGGGTTCTCGGATTGGGGATCGTCTTGGGGCCGAGGAGGTTCCGCGGTTGGGGAACCCTCCTCCAAGACGGCCTCAGGACTGCTCCGCATGAAATGGGATTGCTCCACCTCGGTCTGCTTGAGCTGCTTGGTCTGCACCGGCAGCCACAGCGAGAGCGAGGGGAGATAGGTGATCAAGAGCAGGGCAAGGATCATCGCTGCGAGAAACGGCAACATGGGGCGCGACACCTTGGCGATGGTGGTCTTGCCCACACCGCAGCCGATGAACAAGCAGGTGCCTACCGGCGGCGTGCACAGGCCGATGCACAGGTTGGCGATGAGCATCACCCCGAAGTGCACCTCGTGCATGCCCAGGGATTGGGCTACCGGCAGGAAGATCGGCGTGAAGATCAACACCGCCGGGGTCATGTCCATGAAGGTGCCCACCGCCAGCAGCAGGAAGTTGATGGTGAGGAGGATCACGATGGGGTTGTGGGAGAGCCCCAGGAGCGCCGCGCTCACCGACTGCGGGATGTTGGCGATGGTCATGATCCAGCTCATGCCGGTGCAGGCGCCGATGAGCAACATCACGATGGCGGTGGTGATGCTCGCTTCCAGCAGAATCCCGCGCAGCTGGCGCAGGCGGATCTCGCGGTAGAGCCCCACCGTCAGCAGGAAGGAGTAGACCACCGCGATGGCCGCCGCCTCGGTGGCGGTGAAGATGCCCAGCAGAATGCCGCCGATGACGATCACCACCATGAACAGGCTGAGGAAGGAGCGCTTGAAGGCGAGGAGGATCTCTTTGACCGAGGAACGCGCTTCCGTCGGGTGACCGTGGCGGAAGGCCGCGTAGCCGCAGACGAACATGATGAACAGCCCGGTGAGGATGCCCGGGAGGACGCCGGCCATGAACATGGCGGCGATGGACACGCTGCCGGCGGCCACCGAGTAGACGATCATGATGTTGCTGGGCGGGATCATCAGGCCGGTGGTGGCGGCGGTGGTGGTCAGCGCGACGTTGAACTCGCGGTTGTAGCCCTTGCGGTTCATCTCCGGGATCATGAACCCGCCCACCGACGACACCGCGGCGGTGGCGGAGCCGGAGATCGACCCGAAGAGCATGCAGGTCAAGGTGTTGACATAGGCCAAGCCCCCCGGCAGGAAGCCGACGAGAGCTCCCGCCAGGTCCATCAGCCGCCGGGCCATGCCGCCGCGGCCCATGAGGTAGCCGGAAAGAACGAAGAAGGGGATGGCCAGCAGGGCGAAGCTGTTGACGCCGTTGGCCATGCGCTGCGCCAGCATCACCGAGGGGTCGGCCCCCTCCGCCAGCATGGCGACGAAGCTGGCCACCGCGATGGCCACCGCGATGGGCACCTCCAGCAAGAGCAGGATGACGAAGACGAGGACTAGTAGCAGGGCGACGGCTCCCACCGGGCTATTCCTCCGCTCGCGGATCGGTGGTGGGTCGGGCTTCCACTGCTGGGGCCTTGCTTGCTGGGGCTGAGCCCGCTGGATCCGCCGAGCCACCGGTGAGGGTCTCGATCAGGTTCTCCACCGTGAAGAGCGCCACGAACAGGCCGGAGATCGGTAGGGCGAGGTAGACGTGGCCCATCTTCCAGCCGAGGGCCGGAGTGGTCTGTTCCAGTACCAGGGCCTCGCTCACCACCCGGGCTCCGCCGTGGAGGAGCACTTCCAGGGCGAAGAAGAGAACCACGCCGTGGGCGACCACCGCTGTCCATCGGCGGGCCGCCGGGTGCAAGCGGTTGACGAAGTAGTCGACCCCCAGGTGGGCCTTGGTGCCGAAGGCCACCGCCGCTCCCAGGAGGGTCACCCAGATGAGCAGAAAGCGGGCGAGCTCCTCCGACCACTTCGCCTGTTGTCCCAAGGCGTAGCGGGTGAAGACTCCCCACACCACGTCGACCACCAGCAGGGCCATGGTGGCCACCAGGAACCATTCGAGACCCTTGGTCAAGCCGTTCCGGAGGCGCCGGTGGGCCGGAATGGGTCGATCTTCCTCTGAAGGTTGGGGGCTCACCGGGTCTCCTGGATCTGCCGCATCAGCGAGCGCACCGGCTCTTCAACTTCTTCGAGCATCGGCTCGACCCGAGCGGCAAACGCCTCCAGGTCGACGTCGTAGACCGTCACCCCCTGGACCTTGGCGACCTCCAGAGACCGGATCGTCTCCCGGGCCCACAACTGGCGCTGGAACTCCGAAGAGTCGTCCGCCGCCTGCTGCAGCCACGCCCGGGCCTGGGGCGGCAGGCGATCCCAGGTCTTGGTGCCGACCAGCAGGATGTCGGGAATCCGGGTGTGCCCGTCGAGGGTGAAGTGCTTGCACACCTCGTAGTGTTTGTTCGAGGTGAAGCTGGGAGGATTGTTCTCCGCGCCGTCCACCGTGCCCTGGGCCAGGGCGGAGTAGAGCTCGCCCCAGGCTATGGGGGTGGGGGCGCCGCCCATGGCCTTGACCATCTCGATGGCGGTGGCGCTGTTCATCACCCGGATCTTCAATCCCTCGAGATCCTGCGGCGTGCGGATGGGCTTCGAGCGGGTGTAGAAATTGCGCGAGCCGGAGTCGTAGTAGCACAGGCCGCGCAGCAGCTTGTCCTCTCCCTTCTCCAGCAGCTTCTCGCCGATGGGGCTTTCCAGAACCTGCCAATAGTGCTCGCTGTCACGGAACAGGAAGGGGAGGCCGAAGACCGCCATCTCCGGCACGAAGTTCTCCATGATCGCGGCGGAGACTTTGGTCATGTCCAGCGAGCCGTTCTGCACCTGCTCGAGGGATTGGACCTCGGATCCGAGCACCGCGCTGGGGTAGATGTCGAGGCTCATGGTGCCGCCGGACAGCTCGTCCAGGCGCTCGGCCATGTGCTCCATGGCGACGTGCACCGGGTGCCCCGTATCGAGAGCGTGGCCGAGCTTCAGGACGATCCGCTGCTGGCCGGCCTGGCCGGCCTGGCCGCTGCCGTCCAGCGCCATCTCGCGCTCCGCCGTCTTCTGCCAGCGCAGGAAGATTCCGAAGCCGATGGCCGCCACCAGCACACCGAGGACCAGACCGGTGAGGAAGAACGACAGCGAGCGGCCGCTGTGCTCCTCGTCCTTGGGCCCGCCGCGGACGGACTCTTCTGCGGGAACCTCGTGGTGATCCATCAGGCTCCCCTGCGCCGGGATCCGGCGGCTGACTTTTTGCTTGCTTCGGGCCTTTCCGCCTGGCCCGAAGAGCGGATGGGCCGGGTGGAATCTCGGACGACCAATTCGGGCTCGAGGAAGATCCCCATGCGGGCCTCGTCGTCCCGGCCGTCGATGGATGCGATGAGCTTCTTCGTGGCCAGGCGCGCCATCTCTCGTACGGGACGGCGAATGGTGGTGAGGGCCGGCCGGATTCTGGTCGCCAGAGCACTGTCGTCGAAGCCCGCCACCGAGACATCCTCCGGCACCTTCAGCCCCAGGCCCTGGGCGGCGTAGATCACTCCCGCCGCCATCTCGTCATTGCTGGCGAAGATGGCGGTGGGGGCCTCGGCCATCTGGAGCAGCGTCCGGCCGCATTCCCGGCCCGATTCGAAGGTGTAGTCGCCGCGCTGGATCATCTCCTCGCAGGGAGTGCAGCCGTGCTTGACCAGCGCTTCGCAGAAGCCTTCGAGGCGCTCCCGCGTCGACTTCATCCCTTCGGGGCCGGCGACATAGCCGATCCTTCGATGCCCCAGCTCCACCAGGTATTCGGCCATGGCGGCGACGGCGGAGCGCTCGTTGGAGACCACCACGTGCTCGGCGGTGTCGAGAGCGATGGACGCCAGCCGCACGTAACGCACGTCATCGTTGCCCAGGGCGCCGGCGAGGTCGTTGTCCTCGGAGACGGGGGGCAGCACGATGACGCCGTCCAGCTTCGAGCGGTCGACGAAGGCGATGGCCTCGCGGGTCAGCGTCTCGCTATTTCTGTCGCAGGGGTGGACCACCAGCTCGTAGCCGACCTC contains:
- a CDS encoding TRAP transporter large permease; translation: MGAVALLLVLVFVILLLLEVPIAVAIAVASFVAMLAEGADPSVMLAQRMANGVNSFALLAIPFFVLSGYLMGRGGMARRLMDLAGALVGFLPGGLAYVNTLTCMLFGSISGSATAAVSSVGGFMIPEMNRKGYNREFNVALTTTAATTGLMIPPSNIMIVYSVAAGSVSIAAMFMAGVLPGILTGLFIMFVCGYAAFRHGHPTEARSSVKEILLAFKRSFLSLFMVVIVIGGILLGIFTATEAAAIAVVYSFLLTVGLYREIRLRQLRGILLEASITTAIVMLLIGACTGMSWIMTIANIPQSVSAALLGLSHNPIVILLTINFLLLAVGTFMDMTPAVLIFTPIFLPVAQSLGMHEVHFGVMLIANLCIGLCTPPVGTCLFIGCGVGKTTIAKVSRPMLPFLAAMILALLLITYLPSLSLWLPVQTKQLKQTEVEQSHFMRSSPEAVLEEGSPTAEPPRPQDDPQSENPAAPGDNAMPVDATQPEDDTLPEEGGTDGRP
- a CDS encoding TRAP transporter small permease, translating into MSPQPSEEDRPIPAHRRLRNGLTKGLEWFLVATMALLVVDVVWGVFTRYALGQQAKWSEELARFLLIWVTLLGAAVAFGTKAHLGVDYFVNRLHPAARRWTAVVAHGVVLFFALEVLLHGGARVVSEALVLEQTTPALGWKMGHVYLALPISGLFVALFTVENLIETLTGGSADPAGSAPASKAPAVEARPTTDPRAEE
- a CDS encoding TRAP transporter substrate-binding protein, whose translation is MALDGSGQAGQAGQQRIVLKLGHALDTGHPVHVAMEHMAERLDELSGGTMSLDIYPSAVLGSEVQSLEQVQNGSLDMTKVSAAIMENFVPEMAVFGLPFLFRDSEHYWQVLESPIGEKLLEKGEDKLLRGLCYYDSGSRNFYTRSKPIRTPQDLEGLKIRVMNSATAIEMVKAMGGAPTPIAWGELYSALAQGTVDGAENNPPSFTSNKHYEVCKHFTLDGHTRIPDILLVGTKTWDRLPPQARAWLQQAADDSSEFQRQLWARETIRSLEVAKVQGVTVYDVDLEAFAARVEPMLEEVEEPVRSLMRQIQETR
- a CDS encoding LacI family DNA-binding transcriptional regulator translates to MGPSGSRGLDDMKHLSKRSATTISDIARLSGVSKRTVSRVLNNSSKVKKATREKVQKIIDDLGFKPNVQARGLAARRSYFLGLIYDNPDALYIDEVQRGVLSVCREVGYELVVHPCDRNSETLTREAIAFVDRSKLDGVIVLPPVSEDNDLAGALGNDDVRYVRLASIALDTAEHVVVSNERSAVAAMAEYLVELGHRRIGYVAGPEGMKSTRERLEGFCEALVKHGCTPCEEMIQRGDYTFESGRECGRTLLQMAEAPTAIFASNDEMAAGVIYAAQGLGLKVPEDVSVAGFDDSALATRIRPALTTIRRPVREMARLATKKLIASIDGRDDEARMGIFLEPELVVRDSTRPIRSSGQAERPEASKKSAAGSRRRGA